A DNA window from Drosophila subpulchrella strain 33 F10 #4 breed RU33 unplaced genomic scaffold, RU_Dsub_v1.1 Primary Assembly Seq71, whole genome shotgun sequence contains the following coding sequences:
- the LOC119562600 gene encoding uncharacterized protein LOC119562600 has translation MQIEFEVISGRSCLLAFSKSLKSVGHPSLIFQARGNRSRRRQAADLAASEGGNVTLLIQAASVATRKLAKKRNNQDHQASTTTHKADTRVPILPVNKQPMPILHHRRHIDLTYS, from the exons ATGCAAATCGAATTTGAAGTTATTTCAGGAAGATCATGCTTGTTGGCTTTTTCAAAGTCCTTAAAGTCGGTCGGCCATCCATCTCTAATCTTCCAGGCCAGAGGAAATAGATCCCGAAGAAGGCAAGCTGCAGATTTAGCTGCATCTGAGGGCGGCAACGTAACCTTGTTGATCCAAGCGGCTAGTGTAGCTACGCGGAAG CTTGCCAAGAAAAGAAATAACCAAGATCATCAGGCTTCGACTACGACACACAAAGCTGACACACGAGTACCGATTCTTCCAGTCAATAAACAACCAATGCCGATTCTGCACCACAGACGCCATATCGATCTCACATATTCTTAA
- the LOC119562601 gene encoding uncharacterized protein LOC119562601, with translation MEQLQQINKLCAPPYLPREMASINSESSFCCYVRLVNLGFSLCGLWCSCIPDERDQRLAKTLSASLYSYLSCFRSWSDILMSNWEFVPKGAQQYQALSSTHCK, from the exons ATGGAGCAATTACAGCAGATCAACAAACTTTGCGCTCCGCCCTATCTGCCCCGGGAAATGGCCTCTATAAACTCGGAATCCTCGTTTTGCTGCTACGTACGCCTTGTGAACCTGGGTTTCTCTCTCTGTGGTCTCTGGTGCTCTTGCATTCCGGATGAGCGCGACCAGCGGTTGGCCAAGACCCTCTCAGCTTCGTTATATTCCTACCTCAGTTGCTTCAG GTCGTGGTCGGATATATTGATGTCAAACTGGGagttcgtacccaagggtgctcaacagtaccaggcgctcagtagcacccactgcaaataa